One Schistocerca nitens isolate TAMUIC-IGC-003100 chromosome 1, iqSchNite1.1, whole genome shotgun sequence DNA segment encodes these proteins:
- the LOC126251975 gene encoding uncharacterized protein LOC126251975 yields MPTPPIPPLAQAPQLQVLDATQLLQMFKFQTQKISSLLHTVQDLLANQTTNAAQATPTAAPSAAPSFQQFHEQEEEWLEWLQQFEAHILAHNMPDSWIPRQRDRSSCQRVSSQHCGMMPW; encoded by the exons atgcccaccccacCTATCCCACCCCTTGCTCAGGCACCACAGCTGCAAGtgttagatgcaacacagctatTGCAGATGTTTAAGTTCCAGACCCAGAAAATATCCTCGCTGCTACACACGGTACAGGACCTCCTGGCGAACCAAACTACTAATGCAGCACAAGCAACACCTACAGCAGCTCCAAGTGCTGCACCGTCTTTCCAacagtttcatgaacaagaagaggaatggctcgagtggttgcaacagtttgaagctcACATACTTGCTCACAACATGCCAG aTTCATGGATCCCGAGACAGCGCGACCGCAGCagctgccagagggtgtcatcacaacACTGCGGGATGATGCCATGGTGA
- the LOC126251968 gene encoding probable 28S ribosomal protein S26, mitochondrial — translation MNAIVNVCRSAAPRNLSVQYESIRMARRKPRHLPMAKSKMFRVPERKRLPEEEDSELLRLHNNYKTYIKSIRAFLKQELEKSASASEQAQEELRREREQHVLCMKENDAWNVEVAKLRAVRLAKQELAEKEAILDAIIKHEQQEKEYLEKVEDFVSKEKERSKHYITPENIDEAIEKALDNEVDYNFSLDVDGTVYHGRMTKPDIARETGEKMVVSSRS, via the exons ATGAATGCAATAGTTAATGTGTGTAGATCTGCAGCACCTCGGAATTTATCAGTTCAGTATGAGAGTATACGTATGGCACGGAGGAAACCAAGACATTTACCTATGGCAAAAAGCAAAATGTTTCGAGTACCAGAAAGAAAACGGCTTCCAGAAGAAGAAGATTCAGAACTTTTGCGACTGCATAACAATTACAAGACTTACATTAAAAGTATTCg AGCTTTCCTGAAACAAGAACTAGAAAAATCAGCATCGGCTAGTGAGCAAGCTCAGGAGGAgctaagaagagagagagagcagcatgTTTTATGTATGAAGGAAAATGATGCCTGGAATGTAGAAGTAGCAAAACTGCGGGCAGTTCGACTAGCAAAACAGGAGCTGGCTGAGAAAGAAGCAATTCTTGATGCTAtcataaaacatgaacagcaagaaaaAGAATACTTGGAGAAAGTAGAAGACTTTGTTTCCAAAGAAAAG gaaAGATCTAAACACTACATCACTCCTGAAAATATCGATGAAGCCATAGAAAAGGCCCTAGACAATGAAGTTGACTACAATTTTTCGTTGGATGTTGATGGTACTGTGTATCATGGCAGAATGACAAAGCCTGACATTGCAAGGGAGACTGGGGAAAAGATGGTAGTTAGCAGTAGATCTTGA